One window of the Crassaminicella thermophila genome contains the following:
- a CDS encoding LL-diaminopimelate aminotransferase — MTFIKDIIADRFRDKSFDIAKPDYKFMKIKEAKENIKKRYPDCELIDMGIGEPDLPADSNIVKILAREAKKPENRLYADNGIKEFQEAAAKYLKEVYGVDHIDPYKEILHGIGAKSILAMMPLCFINPGDITLTTLPSYPIISTYTKYLGGVVYGLPLKRANHFYPDFSNIPNIILYRSKLIYINYPNNPTGQIATQDFYKRIIEFAHKNNIIVVADSTYAAITFDGVKPLSFLSIDGAKEVGVEIHSLSKAFNMTGWRLAFIAGNSEAINIYGILKANTDSGQFRAIQKSGIYALNHPEITQKNCIRYSRRFDLLIEALKEVGFDVEKPKATFYCYVPVPKGTKSGIIFKNADDFSLYLLNKAFICTVPWNSPEPYVRFSVTFEANNYKEEKRIINKLKERLLRLELVF; from the coding sequence ATGACCTTTATTAAAGATATAATCGCTGATAGGTTTAGAGATAAAAGTTTTGATATTGCCAAACCAGACTATAAGTTTATGAAAATAAAAGAAGCAAAAGAAAATATAAAAAAAAGATATCCAGATTGTGAATTAATCGATATGGGAATAGGGGAACCTGATTTACCTGCTGATTCAAATATTGTAAAAATTCTTGCAAGAGAAGCTAAAAAACCTGAAAATAGATTGTATGCAGATAATGGTATTAAAGAATTTCAAGAAGCCGCTGCTAAATATTTAAAAGAAGTTTATGGCGTAGATCATATTGATCCTTATAAAGAAATTTTGCATGGCATTGGTGCAAAGTCAATTTTAGCAATGATGCCATTATGTTTCATAAATCCAGGCGACATTACCCTTACCACATTGCCAAGTTATCCAATTATATCTACCTATACAAAATATCTAGGTGGAGTCGTTTATGGGCTTCCTTTAAAAAGAGCAAATCATTTTTATCCCGATTTTTCAAATATTCCAAACATCATATTGTATAGATCAAAGCTTATATATATAAATTATCCTAATAATCCAACAGGGCAAATTGCAACACAAGATTTTTATAAAAGAATCATTGAGTTTGCTCATAAAAATAATATCATTGTTGTTGCTGATTCTACCTATGCAGCTATAACTTTTGATGGAGTAAAACCTTTAAGTTTTCTATCAATTGATGGAGCAAAAGAAGTAGGAGTTGAAATACATTCTTTATCTAAAGCTTTTAATATGACTGGCTGGAGACTTGCATTTATTGCAGGAAATTCCGAAGCAATAAATATATATGGAATTCTTAAGGCCAATACAGACTCAGGTCAGTTTCGGGCCATTCAAAAATCAGGAATTTATGCATTGAATCATCCTGAGATTACACAGAAAAATTGCATAAGATATTCAAGAAGATTTGATTTATTAATTGAAGCTTTAAAAGAAGTTGGATTCGATGTAGAAAAACCAAAAGCTACTTTTTACTGCTATGTTCCTGTTCCAAAGGGAACAAAATCAGGAATTATATTTAAAAATGCAGATGATTTTTCCCTATATTTACTTAATAAAGCATTTATCTGTACAGTACCATGGAATAGTCCAGAACCTTATGTTAGATTTTCCGTTACCTTTGAAGCAAATAACTATAAAGAAGAAAAAAGAATTATAAACAAGTTAAAAGAACGGTTATTAAGGCTTGAATTAGTATTTTAA
- a CDS encoding ATP-dependent Clp protease ATP-binding subunit, giving the protein MKLCSVCKKNMAIVFTSIIEKGKTEIKGLCIECAKKMGIPVIDQLMKQAGMNEEDIENLTEQMKDMFQDMDMEDLDDDNNMFMNLFNSSFPSMKDVDDEDFEIKDKKDFSQEKGKQDMKEKKKKAKKKKKYLEMYGINLTEKAKNNEVDKIIGRHREIDRVVQILNRRTKNNPILIGEPGVGKTAIAEGLAVRIVEREVPAKLFNSEIYLLDLTAVVAGTQFRGQFEGRMKSIIKEATECGNVILVIDEVHNIMGAGEVHGGVMNAANILKPALARGEIQVIGATTLEEYRKHIEKDSALERRFQPVLVEEPTIEETIEILKGIKNYYEDYHKVKISDEVIEAAANLSERYITDRFLPDKAIDVIDEAGSRANLKNQGLVELEALKEELKKIKEEKEAAAVHNDFEKAAQYKMQEFKIEEKINEIEKKSSHVQITVEDIAYVIESWTKIPVQKIAEEEAKKLLNLEERLHKRVIGQHEAIVSLARTIRRNRSGFRKKKKPASFIFVGPTGVGKTELVKTLAYELFGSEDAMIRMDMSEYMEKHTVSKLIGAPPGYVGYDQGGQLTEKVRRKPYSVILLDEIEKAHPDVFNMLLQILEDGRLTDNQGRTTFFENTVIIMTSNIGTNGKSKGIGFENDGYTALENRVKDALKETFRPEFLNRIDETIVFTYLSKEELRQIVDLMLKEVMDEAKEKNISIEVSEEVKDFILEKGYDEKYGARPLRRTIQKYIEDEIAEQYLKNKFREGSHIKIVLKDGKIILQ; this is encoded by the coding sequence ATGAAATTGTGTTCTGTTTGTAAAAAAAATATGGCAATTGTATTTACATCAATCATTGAAAAAGGAAAAACTGAAATTAAGGGATTATGTATAGAATGTGCAAAAAAAATGGGAATTCCTGTTATAGACCAATTGATGAAGCAAGCAGGGATGAATGAGGAAGATATTGAAAATTTAACGGAACAAATGAAAGATATGTTCCAAGATATGGACATGGAAGATTTAGATGATGATAACAATATGTTTATGAATCTGTTTAATAGTTCATTTCCATCAATGAAAGATGTAGATGATGAAGATTTTGAAATTAAGGATAAAAAAGATTTTTCTCAAGAAAAAGGAAAGCAAGACATGAAAGAAAAAAAGAAAAAAGCTAAAAAGAAGAAAAAGTATTTAGAAATGTATGGAATAAACTTAACAGAAAAGGCAAAAAACAATGAAGTAGATAAGATAATTGGAAGACATAGAGAAATAGACAGAGTGGTACAAATTCTTAATAGAAGAACAAAAAACAATCCTATATTAATCGGAGAGCCAGGGGTTGGAAAGACAGCTATTGCAGAAGGGTTAGCTGTACGAATTGTTGAAAGAGAAGTTCCAGCTAAATTATTTAATTCAGAGATTTATCTTCTTGACTTGACTGCTGTTGTAGCAGGAACACAATTTAGAGGACAGTTTGAAGGCCGTATGAAATCTATTATAAAAGAAGCTACAGAATGTGGAAATGTTATTCTAGTAATTGATGAAGTCCATAATATTATGGGAGCAGGTGAAGTTCATGGAGGAGTTATGAATGCTGCGAATATTTTAAAGCCTGCTCTTGCTCGAGGAGAAATACAGGTTATTGGAGCAACGACTCTTGAAGAATATAGAAAGCATATTGAGAAAGATTCTGCCTTAGAAAGAAGATTTCAACCAGTACTTGTTGAAGAACCAACCATAGAGGAAACAATAGAAATTTTAAAAGGGATAAAAAACTATTATGAAGATTATCACAAAGTGAAAATATCTGATGAAGTGATTGAGGCAGCAGCAAACCTATCTGAAAGATATATTACCGATAGATTTCTGCCTGATAAAGCAATTGATGTAATTGATGAAGCTGGTTCTAGAGCAAATTTAAAAAATCAAGGACTTGTAGAATTAGAAGCGTTAAAAGAAGAACTAAAAAAGATTAAAGAAGAGAAAGAAGCAGCTGCAGTGCATAATGATTTTGAAAAAGCTGCACAATATAAAATGCAAGAATTTAAAATTGAAGAAAAGATAAATGAAATAGAGAAAAAATCGAGTCATGTACAGATTACTGTTGAAGATATTGCTTATGTGATTGAATCTTGGACTAAAATTCCTGTTCAAAAGATTGCAGAAGAAGAAGCTAAGAAGCTTTTGAATTTAGAAGAAAGACTTCATAAGCGTGTGATAGGTCAGCATGAAGCTATAGTGAGTTTAGCAAGAACTATAAGACGTAATCGTTCTGGATTTAGAAAAAAGAAAAAACCTGCTTCATTCATTTTTGTAGGGCCTACTGGAGTAGGAAAAACGGAGCTGGTAAAGACATTGGCTTATGAACTTTTCGGTAGTGAAGATGCTATGATTCGTATGGATATGTCCGAGTATATGGAAAAACATACAGTTTCTAAGTTGATTGGAGCACCTCCAGGATATGTTGGATATGATCAGGGAGGGCAGCTTACTGAAAAGGTAAGAAGAAAACCTTACTCTGTGATCCTTTTAGATGAAATTGAAAAAGCTCATCCAGACGTATTTAATATGTTGCTTCAAATTCTTGAAGATGGTAGATTAACCGATAACCAAGGAAGAACAACTTTCTTTGAAAATACAGTTATTATTATGACATCTAATATAGGAACAAATGGAAAATCAAAGGGAATTGGTTTTGAAAATGATGGATATACTGCTTTAGAAAATCGTGTAAAGGATGCATTAAAAGAAACATTTAGGCCTGAATTTTTAAATAGAATCGATGAAACTATAGTATTTACCTATCTATCTAAAGAAGAGCTTCGGCAAATAGTTGATTTAATGCTTAAGGAAGTAATGGATGAAGCTAAAGAAAAAAATATAAGTATAGAAGTTTCAGAAGAAGTAAAAGATTTTATATTAGAAAAAGGATATGATGAAAAGTATGGGGCAAGGCCTTTAAGAAGGACTATCCAAAAATACATTGAAGATGAGATTGCTGAGCAGTACCTTAAAAATAAATTTAGAGAAGGGTCTCATATAAAGATAGTCTTAAAAGATGGGAAAATTATACTACAATAG
- a CDS encoding Na+/H+ antiporter NhaC family protein, whose amino-acid sequence MRRKVFIFSLLCIMLMTGTAFAVDPNVAQANADKFGFWTLTPPFVAILLAFATKNVVLSLFIGVFSGTFLLALNDYSFIGATVHGFLNIIDYVLSSLADSWNAGIILQCLTIGGLIALISKMGGAKAVAEALSKRAKSPVSAQIVTWLLGLFVFFDDYANSLIVGPIMRPVTDKMRISREKLAFIIDATAAPIAGIALISTWVGYEIGLIKDAYDSIGQSVNAYSIFVSTIPYRFYNILILVFIVTTAVMLKEFGPMYKAEKRARVTGKVLSDEAKPMISDEATDLEPKEGIRLSIWNAIVPIGVLIISAFVGFYYNGYIALSNDPAMMEMIQKAPFSIEAIRETFGASDASIVLFQAALFGSIVALAMGIGQKLFTISEGIDTWVQGMKSLVITGIILLLAWSLSGVIKELGTAKFLVSILSDTIPAFLLPAIIFILGSIISFATGTSYGTMGILMPLTIPLAYAISPEHSYIVMSAGAVLTGAIFGDHCSPISDTTILSSMGAACDHIEHTKTQLFYALSVAAVSVIFGYIPAGLGLPVYIVLPIALGSIVAIVYFFGKSVKDVQL is encoded by the coding sequence ATGAGAAGAAAGGTATTTATTTTTAGTTTATTATGTATCATGCTTATGACAGGAACAGCTTTTGCTGTAGATCCTAATGTTGCACAGGCAAATGCAGACAAATTTGGTTTTTGGACGTTGACACCACCATTTGTAGCAATTCTATTGGCCTTTGCTACGAAAAATGTTGTTTTATCTTTATTTATTGGAGTATTTTCAGGAACATTTTTATTGGCATTAAATGATTATAGCTTCATTGGAGCAACTGTTCATGGTTTTTTAAATATTATTGATTATGTTTTAAGTTCATTAGCAGATAGCTGGAATGCAGGTATTATTCTTCAATGTTTAACTATAGGAGGACTTATTGCTTTAATTTCAAAAATGGGTGGAGCAAAGGCTGTTGCTGAGGCACTTTCAAAGAGGGCAAAATCACCGGTAAGTGCACAAATTGTTACTTGGTTATTAGGCTTATTCGTATTCTTTGATGATTATGCCAATTCATTAATTGTAGGACCAATTATGAGACCTGTAACAGACAAAATGAGAATTTCAAGAGAAAAGTTGGCTTTCATTATTGATGCTACAGCAGCACCTATTGCAGGTATTGCCCTTATTTCTACATGGGTAGGTTATGAAATTGGTTTGATTAAAGATGCTTATGATTCTATAGGTCAAAGTGTTAATGCTTATAGTATTTTTGTATCTACAATCCCATATAGATTTTATAATATTTTGATTTTGGTATTTATTGTTACTACAGCAGTAATGCTTAAAGAGTTTGGACCTATGTATAAGGCAGAAAAAAGAGCAAGAGTAACAGGGAAAGTACTTTCTGATGAAGCAAAGCCAATGATTTCTGATGAAGCTACTGATCTTGAACCTAAAGAAGGCATTAGATTAAGCATTTGGAATGCTATTGTTCCAATAGGTGTTCTTATTATTTCTGCTTTTGTAGGTTTTTACTATAATGGATATATAGCTTTATCTAACGATCCAGCTATGATGGAAATGATTCAAAAGGCACCTTTTTCTATTGAAGCAATAAGAGAAACATTCGGAGCTTCTGATGCAAGTATAGTATTATTCCAGGCTGCTTTGTTTGGGAGTATTGTTGCGTTGGCTATGGGAATTGGGCAAAAGCTATTTACCATATCAGAAGGTATAGATACATGGGTACAAGGGATGAAATCATTAGTAATTACAGGAATCATATTGCTTCTAGCTTGGTCATTATCTGGTGTTATAAAAGAACTTGGAACAGCTAAGTTTTTAGTGTCAATATTATCTGATACAATTCCAGCATTTTTACTTCCAGCTATCATTTTTATATTAGGTTCAATTATTTCTTTTGCAACAGGTACTTCTTATGGAACGATGGGTATTTTAATGCCTCTTACAATACCTTTAGCATATGCAATTTCACCGGAGCATAGCTATATTGTAATGAGTGCTGGAGCAGTATTGACAGGAGCTATTTTTGGAGATCACTGCTCACCAATATCTGATACAACTATTCTTTCTTCTATGGGAGCAGCTTGTGACCATATTGAGCATACAAAGACACAGTTATTTTATGCGTTATCTGTAGCAGCTGTATCTGTTATATTTGGTTATATTCCTGCGGGATTAGGCCTTCCTGTTTATATTGTGTTGCCAATTGCTTTAGGGTCTATTGTGGCTATTGTATACTTCTTTGGTAAGTCTGTGAAGGATGTTCAATTATAA
- the treC gene encoding alpha,alpha-phosphotrehalase encodes MKDFKKSVVYQIYPKSFNDSNGDGFGDLKGITKKLDYLKTLGVDYIWLTPFYISPQKDNGYDVADYYNIDPRFGTMEDFEELVKEANKRDIYIMLDMVFNHTSTEHEWFKKAMNGDEKYKNYYIFKKAKDGKAPTNWISKFGGSAWEYVKEFDEYYLHLFDVTQADLNWENEEVRKEIFKIVDFWIKKGVKGLRLDVINLISKPDQYEDDNEGDGRKFYTDGPRIHRYLKELNRETFGKYEDIITVGEMSSTTIDNCIKYSNPEEKELSMVFNFHHLKVDYKNGDKWTLMDFDFKQLKEIFSKWQVEMHKGGGWNALFWCNHDQPRIVSRFGDDGIYHKESAKMLATTIHMMQGTPYIYQGEEIGMMDPKFDSIHEYKDVESLNIYKIKKSMGMAEKEIMNIIKRKSRDNSRTPMQWNCNENAGFTKGVPWINVASNYEEINVEMALKDRNSIFYHYQKLIKLRKTFDIIVYGNYKLILDDHKDIFAYIRNYKNEKLLVINNFYGKTTRFELPDQLDFDDYKSKILISNYNDSPKEFKNILLRPYESIVYHLEK; translated from the coding sequence GTGAAAGATTTTAAAAAGAGTGTAGTTTATCAAATATATCCAAAATCATTTAATGATTCTAATGGAGATGGTTTTGGGGACTTAAAAGGTATTACGAAAAAGTTAGATTATTTAAAAACATTAGGTGTGGATTATATCTGGTTAACGCCTTTTTATATATCTCCGCAAAAGGACAATGGCTATGATGTTGCAGATTATTACAATATTGATCCACGTTTTGGAACTATGGAGGATTTTGAAGAGTTGGTGAAAGAGGCTAATAAACGTGATATATATATTATGTTAGATATGGTATTTAATCATACATCTACAGAGCATGAATGGTTTAAAAAAGCTATGAATGGGGATGAAAAATATAAAAACTATTATATATTCAAGAAAGCTAAAGATGGAAAAGCACCAACAAATTGGATTTCAAAATTTGGAGGATCAGCTTGGGAATATGTAAAAGAATTTGATGAATATTATCTACATTTATTTGATGTAACTCAAGCTGATTTAAATTGGGAAAATGAAGAAGTAAGAAAAGAGATTTTTAAAATTGTAGATTTTTGGATAAAAAAAGGGGTAAAAGGATTACGTTTAGATGTTATAAATTTAATTTCAAAGCCAGACCAATATGAAGATGATAATGAAGGGGATGGTCGAAAATTTTATACAGATGGACCTCGTATTCATAGGTATTTAAAAGAGTTAAATAGAGAAACATTTGGTAAATATGAAGATATTATTACAGTTGGAGAAATGTCGTCAACAACTATTGATAACTGTATTAAGTATTCAAATCCAGAAGAAAAAGAGTTGTCAATGGTATTTAATTTTCATCATTTAAAGGTGGATTATAAAAATGGAGATAAGTGGACTTTGATGGATTTTGATTTTAAGCAGTTAAAAGAAATTTTTTCCAAATGGCAAGTAGAAATGCATAAAGGAGGCGGTTGGAATGCATTATTTTGGTGTAATCATGACCAACCAAGGATTGTAAGTAGATTTGGAGATGATGGGATTTATCATAAAGAATCAGCTAAAATGCTTGCTACTACAATCCATATGATGCAGGGAACTCCGTATATTTATCAGGGTGAAGAAATAGGAATGATGGACCCTAAATTTGATAGTATTCATGAGTATAAAGATGTGGAAAGCTTGAATATATATAAAATAAAGAAAAGTATGGGAATGGCTGAAAAGGAAATAATGAATATTATTAAGAGAAAATCAAGAGATAATTCTCGTACACCTATGCAATGGAATTGTAATGAAAATGCTGGATTTACAAAAGGAGTACCTTGGATTAATGTAGCATCAAATTATGAAGAAATTAATGTAGAAATGGCACTTAAAGATAGAAATTCTATTTTTTATCATTATCAAAAATTAATAAAGCTAAGAAAAACATTTGATATTATTGTGTATGGAAATTATAAACTTATATTAGACGATCATAAAGATATTTTTGCTTATATAAGAAATTACAAAAATGAAAAGCTGTTGGTAATAAATAATTTTTATGGTAAAACAACTAGATTTGAATTGCCTGATCAATTAGATTTTGATGACTATAAAAGCAAAATACTTATTTCTAATTATAATGATTCTCCAAAGGAATTTAAAAATATTTTATTAAGACCTTATGAGTCTATTGTTTATCACCTTGAAAAATAA
- the treP gene encoding PTS system trehalose-specific EIIBC component — translation MSKFSNEVQQLLAYIGGKENIAAVSHCATRMRFVLNDHEKADVEKIQGIKCVKGTFTQAGQFQVIIGNEVSVFYNEFVKEAGVEGVNKDKAKQTARQNMNLLQRLISHLGEVFAPLIPAIVVGGLILGFRNIIGDIKLLEEGTKSLTEVSQFWAGVHHFLWLIGEAIFFFLPVGITWSISKKMGATQILGIVLGITLVSPQLLNAYAVAGGAEAPVWDFGFIQIKMIGYQAQVIPAMLAGFVFANLELQLRKIVPGYISMIVVPFLSLVPTVLLAHVVLGPLGWTIGSYISSIVYAGLTSAFGWLFAAVFGFVYAPLVITGLHHMTNAIDLQLMSEFGGTNLWPMIALSNIAQGSSVLAMIYLNREDEEEKQVSIPAAISCYLGVTEPAMFGINLKYVFPFLAAMIGSAIAAILSVGTGVMANSIGVGGLPGILSIQPQHMLTFAGSMIIAIVVPFVLTIFFAKKKILGKK, via the coding sequence ATGAGTAAATTTTCTAATGAAGTACAGCAATTATTAGCATATATTGGTGGAAAAGAAAACATTGCTGCTGTATCACATTGTGCAACTCGTATGCGATTTGTATTAAATGATCATGAGAAAGCAGATGTTGAAAAAATTCAAGGAATAAAATGTGTAAAAGGAACGTTCACACAGGCTGGACAATTTCAAGTAATAATAGGAAATGAAGTATCTGTATTCTATAATGAGTTTGTAAAAGAAGCAGGGGTGGAAGGTGTAAACAAAGATAAAGCGAAGCAAACTGCAAGACAAAATATGAACTTACTGCAAAGACTAATTTCTCATTTAGGAGAAGTTTTTGCACCATTGATTCCAGCTATAGTAGTTGGAGGATTGATTTTAGGTTTTCGTAATATTATTGGAGATATTAAATTATTAGAGGAAGGTACAAAGTCTTTAACAGAAGTTTCGCAATTTTGGGCTGGAGTTCACCACTTTTTATGGTTAATTGGTGAAGCAATTTTCTTTTTTCTACCAGTAGGGATTACATGGTCTATTTCTAAGAAAATGGGTGCAACCCAAATACTAGGGATTGTACTAGGGATTACATTAGTATCACCTCAGCTATTAAATGCTTATGCAGTAGCAGGTGGTGCAGAGGCTCCAGTTTGGGATTTTGGATTTATACAAATTAAAATGATTGGTTATCAAGCACAAGTTATTCCAGCAATGCTTGCAGGATTTGTATTTGCTAATTTAGAACTTCAACTGCGTAAAATTGTTCCAGGATATATTTCAATGATTGTTGTTCCTTTTCTTTCATTAGTACCAACTGTATTATTAGCTCATGTTGTATTAGGGCCATTAGGATGGACAATTGGTTCGTATATTTCAAGTATCGTATATGCAGGATTAACATCAGCATTTGGATGGTTATTTGCAGCAGTGTTTGGATTTGTTTATGCACCGTTAGTAATAACAGGTCTACATCATATGACAAATGCTATAGATTTGCAATTAATGAGTGAATTTGGCGGAACGAATCTTTGGCCAATGATTGCATTATCTAATATTGCTCAAGGTTCTTCCGTATTAGCAATGATTTATTTAAATAGAGAAGATGAAGAAGAAAAACAAGTATCTATTCCAGCAGCAATTTCATGTTACTTAGGAGTAACTGAACCAGCTATGTTTGGAATCAACTTAAAATATGTGTTTCCATTCTTAGCTGCTATGATTGGTTCAGCAATTGCAGCTATACTATCAGTAGGCACAGGGGTTATGGCTAATTCAATTGGAGTTGGAGGATTACCAGGTATTTTATCAATTCAACCACAGCATATGTTAACTTTTGCTGGTTCAATGATTATTGCTATTGTTGTTCCATTTGTATTAACGATTTTCTTTGCAAAAAAGAAAATTTTAGGAAAGAAGTAA
- a CDS encoding ABC transporter substrate-binding protein, with protein MKKKLFVILLSILILLIGCSDQEVKVSKETEPTANIQFEDDLGNMIKMDAPAKKIISLYSAHTENLFSLGLDEEIIGVGKSDAYPAMVTTKERFDYRSDPEKVIAVDPDLVLIRPFIKKSRPEFVEALENAGINVVCLYPDRFEEFPEYIKKLGLLTGKEEKAEELLKKFEEDLKDLEEMTKNIEPKVNVFFESTETEYRTVTTDSMAARAIKLAGGNNIASDAKPIREGTSIASYGEERILEKADKIDVYVSQRGAMNAGGNIHSISIRPGFDTIKAVKEGRVYTINEKLVSSPTFRFSKGVKELARMFYPNIMDNLDEFKKDKELTRSQLAKMSVMFKHKGIFAPTSRYYRKEHRGHVYGTFKDVTIDNKNFDYIETAVLSSYVESEKNNFYPDNKVTREELAKTLYMLTDLKDKEGTPLIKDIDKVKNARIVEIVVENGLMQLEEENFNPDKIVTEKEAVESMEKIKNLK; from the coding sequence ATGAAAAAAAAATTATTTGTCATTTTATTAAGTATTTTGATTTTGCTTATAGGTTGTTCTGATCAAGAAGTAAAAGTATCTAAAGAAACTGAGCCTACAGCAAATATACAGTTTGAAGATGATTTAGGGAATATGATTAAGATGGATGCGCCAGCTAAAAAAATAATTTCTTTATATTCAGCACATACAGAAAATTTATTTTCTTTAGGATTGGATGAAGAAATCATTGGTGTTGGAAAAAGCGATGCTTATCCTGCAATGGTAACGACGAAGGAAAGATTTGATTACCGTTCTGACCCGGAAAAGGTTATTGCAGTAGATCCTGATTTAGTATTGATTCGTCCATTTATTAAAAAGAGCAGACCAGAATTTGTAGAAGCATTAGAAAATGCAGGGATTAATGTAGTATGTTTGTATCCAGATAGATTTGAAGAATTTCCTGAATATATAAAAAAATTAGGATTGCTTACGGGAAAAGAAGAAAAGGCAGAAGAACTTCTTAAGAAGTTTGAAGAGGATTTAAAAGACTTAGAAGAAATGACAAAAAATATTGAACCAAAAGTAAATGTTTTCTTTGAATCTACTGAGACAGAATATCGTACAGTAACTACTGATTCAATGGCAGCAAGAGCGATTAAACTTGCAGGGGGAAACAATATTGCAAGTGATGCAAAGCCAATTCGTGAAGGAACTAGTATAGCTTCCTATGGAGAGGAAAGAATATTAGAAAAAGCAGATAAAATAGATGTATATGTTTCTCAAAGAGGAGCTATGAATGCTGGTGGAAATATTCATTCCATTTCTATACGTCCTGGATTTGATACAATAAAAGCTGTAAAAGAAGGAAGAGTATATACAATTAATGAAAAATTAGTTTCTAGTCCTACCTTTAGATTTTCTAAAGGAGTAAAGGAACTTGCCCGTATGTTTTATCCTAATATAATGGATAATTTGGATGAATTTAAAAAAGATAAAGAATTAACAAGAAGTCAGCTAGCAAAAATGTCTGTAATGTTTAAACACAAAGGAATCTTTGCACCTACATCAAGGTATTATAGGAAAGAACATCGAGGACATGTATATGGAACCTTTAAAGATGTTACAATAGATAATAAAAACTTTGATTATATTGAAACAGCTGTTTTATCAAGTTATGTAGAATCAGAAAAAAATAATTTTTATCCAGATAATAAAGTTACAAGAGAAGAACTTGCAAAGACACTTTATATGCTGACAGATTTAAAGGATAAAGAAGGAACTCCTTTAATAAAAGATATAGATAAAGTTAAAAATGCTAGAATTGTTGAAATAGTTGTAGAAAACGGATTAATGCAATTAGAAGAAGAAAACTTTAATCCTGATAAAATTGTAACGGAAAAAGAAGCGGTAGAAAGTATGGAAAAGATAAAAAACTTAAAATAA
- the treR gene encoding trehalose operon repressor, which translates to MNSKYLNIYNEIASKIENGEIKPNEKLSSENELVKEYDTSRETIRKALNLLAQNGYIQKIRGKGSFVLDINKFDFPVSGLISFKELAEKIGKKSKTILHALEIIKPDKFLMNQLNISQNEDVWKVIRVREIGNEKIILDKDFFNKKLVPTLTRQVCEDSIYEYIENKLELKISFAKKVITVEVPTEEDRKYLDLDEYSMIVVVKNYVYLDDASLFQYTESRHRPDKFRFVDFARRR; encoded by the coding sequence ATGAATAGTAAATATTTGAATATCTATAATGAGATAGCTAGTAAAATAGAAAATGGGGAAATAAAGCCTAATGAAAAGCTTTCGTCAGAAAATGAATTGGTAAAAGAATATGATACCTCTAGGGAGACAATAAGAAAAGCGTTGAATTTATTGGCACAAAATGGATATATTCAAAAGATAAGAGGAAAAGGATCTTTTGTTTTAGATATTAATAAATTTGATTTTCCTGTTTCAGGCTTGATTAGTTTTAAGGAATTAGCTGAAAAAATAGGTAAAAAATCAAAAACTATACTGCACGCATTAGAAATAATAAAACCAGATAAATTTTTGATGAATCAATTGAATATATCACAAAATGAAGATGTGTGGAAAGTTATAAGGGTACGAGAAATAGGAAATGAAAAAATTATTTTGGATAAAGATTTTTTCAATAAAAAATTAGTTCCTACATTAACAAGGCAAGTTTGTGAAGATTCTATATACGAATATATTGAAAATAAATTAGAGCTTAAAATTAGCTTTGCTAAAAAGGTAATTACTGTGGAAGTACCTACTGAAGAAGATAGAAAATATTTAGATTTAGATGAGTATAGTATGATTGTAGTTGTAAAAAATTATGTTTATTTAGATGATGCAAGTTTGTTTCAATATACAGAGTCTAGACATAGGCCAGATAAATTCAGATTTGTAGATTTTGCAAGGAGAAGATAG